One part of the Coffea eugenioides isolate CCC68of chromosome 10, Ceug_1.0, whole genome shotgun sequence genome encodes these proteins:
- the LOC113749142 gene encoding activating signal cointegrator 1 complex subunit 2 isoform X1 encodes MSNRFGNQNYRNESNKKGFHKTQKQFIPKKESSADQTFSNSLRQSFSRQSDATSSAAAAGRSGGGGATAASGNSKVKMGENGNWVSDNSTTGIQTGNYVNYLPQDEAVASGLGADEGGVDPVESQRVVDLLNRELSRLLKLKPRDFWKEVASDTSLHAFLESFLKYKSRWYDFPYRGAKGIVAGVIVGEFELCRRVFMVLYRISSNRDPGAKTADSLSSKDHAVLLQDKKLLDLPKLLDICAIYGHENEDLTRLLVVNAIKAQWWMHDKFTAVLSHFLTLIQTMYQRCSSSLEVLFATGNLQDQPVSRLRADYLEVMDFINDAVVNMDAFVAAYKYAAVFFCCPVDMSHGNEELLTTLARLHDSLLPSLQRGFHIILASRDDAIQETSGDMLSDILISLKLLSTRIVKFGWKLLYFCYLSDEAFENSCPFPASMKMFPANVDDPIIRTDILVQTLRDIGQEFSSITEAEKRGTFLQNIEKEHKIMSRVVLLQNTGWMSLDDDQKQFLSGILKHPLETNANDASHTASSGTVGSVKTDEDNAILESKISQIKDLFPDYGKGFLVACLEVYNHNPEEVIQRILEGTLHEDLQSLDISLEQSLVRKSAVSASTMGKGKGKLVESATPMSQLVAYQPEGPSISSSSSSIGRYIRKTATDLPETETLDCRDEKYIEKTSALVSQLEYEDEYDDSFDDLGLSVGDSGLEETEILGDKLASDKGKARAADNDSSAPNTTSKWNSRKKPQFYVKDGKNYSYKVEGSIAVANYNEAKLVSQVQKETILGLGRGGNIPLGAVRRLAESNEETDVGPDSNEGAGRGGRGNFRGRGRRGGGRSHYRKDQAMRKHFSGVMN; translated from the exons ATGTCGAATAGATTCGGCAATCAGAATTACAGGAATGAAAGTAACAAAAAGGGATTTCATAAAACTCAAAAGCAATTTATTCCTAAGAAAGAATCATCTGCAGATCAAACCTTCTCCAATTCTTTAAGACAATCCTTTTCCCGCCAATCCGATGCAACATCCAGCGCCGCTGCTGCCGGCCGAAGTGGAGGTGGCGGTGCAACGGCGGCTTCTGGGAATAGTAAGGTTAAGATGGGGGAGAATGGGAACTGGGTTTCTGATAATAGTACTACTGGAATTCAGACTGGCAATTATGTTAATTACTTGCCCCAAGATGAGGCGGTGGCATCTGGGCTAGGGGCTGATGAGGGTGGAGTGGACCCTGTGGAGTCTCAGCGGGTGGTGGATCTTCTGAACAGGGAGTTGTCTCGGTTGCTCAAATTGAAGCCCAGAGATTTTTGGAAAGAAG TGGCCAGCGACACCTCTCTGCATGCTTTTCTAGAAAGCTTCTTGAAGTACAAGAGCAGATGGTATGATTTCCCATATCGTGGAGCCAAGGGTATAGTCGCTGGAGTCATTGTTGGGGAGTTTGAGCTGTGTCGCCGTGTATTTATGGTCTTGTATAGAAT ATCTTCAAATCGGGATCCTGGTGCTAAGACAGCTGATAGTCTCAGTTCAAAAGATCATGCAG TTCTTCTGCAGGACAAGAAGTTGCTTGACTTGCCAAAGTTACTAGATATCTGTGCCATATATGGTCATGAGAATGAAGATCTTACCAGATTATTG GTTGTGAATGCAATAAAAGCTCAGTGGTGGATGCATGATAAGTTTACAGCAGTTTTGTCACATTTTCTGACCCTCATCCAGACAATGTATCAACGTTGTAGCTCATCTTTAGAG GTCCTCTTTGCCACAGGTAACTTACAGGATCAACCAGTTAGTCGGCTTCGTGCAGACTACTTAGAG GTTATGGATTTTATAAATGATGCAGTTGTCAATATGGATGCATTTGTTGCTGCATACAAGTATGCAGCTGTCTTCTTCTGTTGTCCTGTTGATATGAG CCATGGAAATGAGGAGCTGCTCACTACTCTTGCAAGACTACATGATTCACTACTGCCATCATTGCAGAGGGGTTTTCACATTATTTTGGCTTCAAGAGATGACGCAATACAGGAAACATCTGGTGACATGCTTTCAGATATTTTAATCAGTTTGAAGTTGTTGTCAACGAGAATAGTAAAATTTGGTTGGAAACTACTGTATTTCTGTTATTTAAGTGATGAGGCATTTGAAAATAGTTGTCCTTTTCCGGCATCTATGAAGATGTTTCCAGCAAATGTGGATGACCCTATCATAAGGACAGACATTTTGGTACAAACACTAAGAGATATTGGCCAAGAGTTCTCAAGCATAACTGAGGCAGAAAAAAGAGGAACTTTTCTCCAAAATATTGAGAAGGAGCACAAGATCATGAGCAGAGTTGTGTTATTACAAAACACAG GATGGATGTCTTTGGATGATGATCAGAAGCAGTTTCTTTCTGGTATCCTTAAGCATCCACTGGAAACCAATGCAAATGATGCATCGCACACAGCATCTTCAGGAACAGTTGGTAGCGTGAAGACTGATGAAGACAATGCAATTTTGGAGTCAAAAATCAGTCAAATAAAAGATTTGTTCCCAGACTATGGCAAAGGGTTCTTAGTTGCTTGTCTTGAAGTATATAACCACAATCCAGAAGAAGTGATTCAGAGGATCCTGGAGGGAACCCTTCATGAAGATCTTCAATCCCTGGACATATCATTGGAGCAAAGTCTAGTAAGAAAATCAGCTGTGTCTGCAAGCACGATGGGCAAGGGAAAAGGTAAACTGGTAGAATCTGCAACCCCCATGAGTCAACTTGTAGCCTATCAACCTGAGGGTCCATCAATTTCATCTTCCTCATCTTCTATAGGAAGGTATATCAGGAAGACTGCTACTGACTTACCGGAGACGGAGACCCTGGATTGCAGGGATGAGAAGTACATAGAAAAAACTTCCGCTCTTGTTTCACAACTAGAGTACGAAGATGAATATGATGATTCTTTTGATGATCTGGGCCTTAGTGTTGGTGATTCAGGGTTGGAGGAGACTGAGATTTTGGGTGACAAATTagcttctgataagggaaaagCAAGGGCGGCTGATAATGATAGCTCAGCTCCAAACACTACCTCAAAATGGAACTCTCGTAAAAAGCCCCAGTTTTATGTCAAGGATGGTAAGAACTACAGCTATAAAGTGGAAGGTTCTATCGCCGTTGCTAATTATAATGAGGCCAAACTAGTCAGTCAAGTCCAGAAGGAAACTATCCTTGGTCTTGGACGTGGCGGGAATATTCCATTGGGTGCAGTTAGAAGGTTGGCTGAGTCTAATGAAGAAACTGATGTCGGACCTGATAGTAATGAAGGTGCAGGAAGAGGTGGTAGGGGGAACTTCAGGGGCAGAGGAAGGAGAGGTGGTGGAAGAAGCCATTACCGAAAAGATCAAGCTATGAGGAAGCATTTTTCTGGAGTAATGAATTGA
- the LOC113749142 gene encoding activating signal cointegrator 1 complex subunit 2 isoform X2 yields the protein MQDKKLLDLPKLLDICAIYGHENEDLTRLLVVNAIKAQWWMHDKFTAVLSHFLTLIQTMYQRCSSSLEVLFATGNLQDQPVSRLRADYLEVMDFINDAVVNMDAFVAAYKYAAVFFCCPVDMSHGNEELLTTLARLHDSLLPSLQRGFHIILASRDDAIQETSGDMLSDILISLKLLSTRIVKFGWKLLYFCYLSDEAFENSCPFPASMKMFPANVDDPIIRTDILVQTLRDIGQEFSSITEAEKRGTFLQNIEKEHKIMSRVVLLQNTGWMSLDDDQKQFLSGILKHPLETNANDASHTASSGTVGSVKTDEDNAILESKISQIKDLFPDYGKGFLVACLEVYNHNPEEVIQRILEGTLHEDLQSLDISLEQSLVRKSAVSASTMGKGKGKLVESATPMSQLVAYQPEGPSISSSSSSIGRYIRKTATDLPETETLDCRDEKYIEKTSALVSQLEYEDEYDDSFDDLGLSVGDSGLEETEILGDKLASDKGKARAADNDSSAPNTTSKWNSRKKPQFYVKDGKNYSYKVEGSIAVANYNEAKLVSQVQKETILGLGRGGNIPLGAVRRLAESNEETDVGPDSNEGAGRGGRGNFRGRGRRGGGRSHYRKDQAMRKHFSGVMN from the exons ATGCAG GACAAGAAGTTGCTTGACTTGCCAAAGTTACTAGATATCTGTGCCATATATGGTCATGAGAATGAAGATCTTACCAGATTATTG GTTGTGAATGCAATAAAAGCTCAGTGGTGGATGCATGATAAGTTTACAGCAGTTTTGTCACATTTTCTGACCCTCATCCAGACAATGTATCAACGTTGTAGCTCATCTTTAGAG GTCCTCTTTGCCACAGGTAACTTACAGGATCAACCAGTTAGTCGGCTTCGTGCAGACTACTTAGAG GTTATGGATTTTATAAATGATGCAGTTGTCAATATGGATGCATTTGTTGCTGCATACAAGTATGCAGCTGTCTTCTTCTGTTGTCCTGTTGATATGAG CCATGGAAATGAGGAGCTGCTCACTACTCTTGCAAGACTACATGATTCACTACTGCCATCATTGCAGAGGGGTTTTCACATTATTTTGGCTTCAAGAGATGACGCAATACAGGAAACATCTGGTGACATGCTTTCAGATATTTTAATCAGTTTGAAGTTGTTGTCAACGAGAATAGTAAAATTTGGTTGGAAACTACTGTATTTCTGTTATTTAAGTGATGAGGCATTTGAAAATAGTTGTCCTTTTCCGGCATCTATGAAGATGTTTCCAGCAAATGTGGATGACCCTATCATAAGGACAGACATTTTGGTACAAACACTAAGAGATATTGGCCAAGAGTTCTCAAGCATAACTGAGGCAGAAAAAAGAGGAACTTTTCTCCAAAATATTGAGAAGGAGCACAAGATCATGAGCAGAGTTGTGTTATTACAAAACACAG GATGGATGTCTTTGGATGATGATCAGAAGCAGTTTCTTTCTGGTATCCTTAAGCATCCACTGGAAACCAATGCAAATGATGCATCGCACACAGCATCTTCAGGAACAGTTGGTAGCGTGAAGACTGATGAAGACAATGCAATTTTGGAGTCAAAAATCAGTCAAATAAAAGATTTGTTCCCAGACTATGGCAAAGGGTTCTTAGTTGCTTGTCTTGAAGTATATAACCACAATCCAGAAGAAGTGATTCAGAGGATCCTGGAGGGAACCCTTCATGAAGATCTTCAATCCCTGGACATATCATTGGAGCAAAGTCTAGTAAGAAAATCAGCTGTGTCTGCAAGCACGATGGGCAAGGGAAAAGGTAAACTGGTAGAATCTGCAACCCCCATGAGTCAACTTGTAGCCTATCAACCTGAGGGTCCATCAATTTCATCTTCCTCATCTTCTATAGGAAGGTATATCAGGAAGACTGCTACTGACTTACCGGAGACGGAGACCCTGGATTGCAGGGATGAGAAGTACATAGAAAAAACTTCCGCTCTTGTTTCACAACTAGAGTACGAAGATGAATATGATGATTCTTTTGATGATCTGGGCCTTAGTGTTGGTGATTCAGGGTTGGAGGAGACTGAGATTTTGGGTGACAAATTagcttctgataagggaaaagCAAGGGCGGCTGATAATGATAGCTCAGCTCCAAACACTACCTCAAAATGGAACTCTCGTAAAAAGCCCCAGTTTTATGTCAAGGATGGTAAGAACTACAGCTATAAAGTGGAAGGTTCTATCGCCGTTGCTAATTATAATGAGGCCAAACTAGTCAGTCAAGTCCAGAAGGAAACTATCCTTGGTCTTGGACGTGGCGGGAATATTCCATTGGGTGCAGTTAGAAGGTTGGCTGAGTCTAATGAAGAAACTGATGTCGGACCTGATAGTAATGAAGGTGCAGGAAGAGGTGGTAGGGGGAACTTCAGGGGCAGAGGAAGGAGAGGTGGTGGAAGAAGCCATTACCGAAAAGATCAAGCTATGAGGAAGCATTTTTCTGGAGTAATGAATTGA